In Mytilus galloprovincialis chromosome 1, xbMytGall1.hap1.1, whole genome shotgun sequence, the following are encoded in one genomic region:
- the LOC143044856 gene encoding opine dehydrogenase-like → MTEKRRILVCGGGNGAHCLSALAASKDNLDVHVLTLYQDEAERWAKHVENENMKLTITKQDGTQYDIFSKPSLITKDAAKAMSGVEIVFLVVPAFAHAQYFTAIAPHLQPNTLIVGLPGQAGFELQCRHIIGDKASSCTIAATESLPFACRIVEFGRHARILGLKDSLGMSALKGKACQLSFPVVETIQGILGEYPKLELLKNYIAINLMADANVHPPMMYGRWGNWDGKPLKEEPLFYQGVDDRQADLLSRVSEELLAAAKAIEQKRKDVDMSEVIHLFDWYKIHYPDQITDKSSLKMAMRTNKAYDGLVHPMVKTNEGYVPNFNYRYTSEDVPFGMVVMKGIADLAGVPTPAMDEILAWGQQKLGKEYIVGSKLIGKDIGLARAPQSFGMTSVDELFDI, encoded by the coding sequence ATGACTGAAAAACGCAGAATACTTGTGTGTGGCGGTGGAAATGGTGCTCATTGTTTGTCTGCTCTCGCAGCTTCCAAGGATAATTTAGACGTGCATGTTCTGACATTATACCAAGACGAGGCAGAGAGGTGGGCTAAACatgttgaaaatgaaaacatGAAGTTGACAATAACGAAGCAAGATGGAACTCAATATGACATATTTTCGAAACCATCACTTATAACGAAAGATGCAGCTAAGGCCATGTCTGGGGTGGAGATTGTTTTTCTTGTCGTTCCAGCATTTGCTCACGCTCAGTATTTTACCGCCATTGCGCCACACTTACAGCCAAATACACTGATTGTTGGACTCCCTGGTCAAGCTGGATTTGAACTTCAATGCCGTCATATAATTGGTGACAAAGCCAGCAGTTGTACAATCGCAGCGACAGAATCTTTACCATTTGCATGCCGAATTGTTGAATTTGGGAGACATGCTAGGATTCTCGGACTGAAAGATTCCCTTGGAATGTCAGCTTTAAAGGGTAAAGCATGTCAACTATCATTCCCTGTGGTAGAAACAATTCAAGGAATTCTGGGAGAATACCCTAAATTAGAGCTACTCAAGAACTATATTGCAATAAATCTGATGGCAGATGCTAATGTTCATCCTCCAATGATGTACGGAAGATGGGGAAACTGGGACGGGAAACCATTGAAGGAGGAACCCTTATTTTACCAAGGTGTCGATGATAGACAAGCAGATCTTCTATCAAGGGTCAGTGAAGAATTGCTAGCAGCTGCAAAAGCAATCGAACAAAAACGAAAAGACGTTGACATGTCAGaggttatccatttgtttgattggTATAAAATTCATTACCCTGATCAGATAACTGACAAAAGTTCTCTAAAGATGGCCATGAGAACAAATAAAGCCTATGACGGTCTAGTACATCCAATGGTAAAAACTAATGAGGGGTATGTTCCGAATTTCAACTATCGGTACACATCTGAAGACGTACCTTTCGGAATGGTAGTAATGAAAGGAATTGCTGATCTAGCTGGTGTACCTACTCCAGCCATGGATGAAATACTTGCATGGGGACAACAGAAACTAGGAAAAGAATATATAGTTGGTTCAAAACTTATAGGCAAAGATATAGGATTAGCAAGGGCACCACAATCATTCGGAATGACCAGTGTAGATGAGCTTTTTGATATATGA
- the LOC143044866 gene encoding opine dehydrogenase-like — MSSDTPKRRILVCGGGNGAHCLSTLAASQKNSKVHVLTLFQDEADRWTKLCEDSDVKLTITDLDGSQREQFAKPTLVTKDTEKAMCGVEIIFLVVPAFAHEQYFKAIEPHFQPNTLIVGLPGQAGFEFQCRSILGDKANTCTIASLESLPWACRILEFGRHAQILGAKDSLGISYIKGKTCKLPFPIVASIQDIIGTKPKIEEIQNYIAINLMAKSMVHPPILYGKWKNWDGKPLQNEPLFYQGIDEIQADLLSQVSDELIATGEKLEQVKEGIDMSQVMHIYDWYKTYYKDQITDKSCLMKAMQTNNAYDGLVHPMIKTEDGYVPNFNYRYTTEDIPFGLVVMKGIAEIAGVDTPVMDEIILWAQKKLGKEYIVGSKLSGKDVGTARAPQSFGLKTVDELFDT, encoded by the coding sequence ATGTCTTCTGACACACCAAAACGACGAATACTTGTGTGTGGGGGAGGAAATGGTGCCCATTGTCTATCCACGTTAGCTGCCTCACAGAAAAATTCAAAGGTACACGTTCTGACATTATTTCAAGACGAGGCTGACCGCTGGACAAAACTATGTGAGGATTCTGATGTAAAATTGACAATAACGGATTTAGATGGAAGCCAGCGAGAACAATTTGCAAAGCCAACTTTGGTAACGAAAGATACAGAAAAGGCGATGTGTGGTGTCGAGATCATTTTCCTTGTCGTACCAGCTTTCGCTCATGAACAATATTTTAAGGCTATAGAACCACATTTCCAACCGAATACACTGATTGTTGGACTTCCCGGACAGGCAGGATTTGAATTTCAGTGTAGAAGTATATTAGGCGACAAAGCGAACACGTGCACTATAGCATCACTAGAATCACTGCCTTGGGCATGTCGTATATTAGAATTCGGTAGACACGCCCAGATCCTTGGGGCAAAAGATTCTTTAGGAATATCATACATTAAGGGAAAGACGTGTAAATTACCTTTTCCAATAGTCGCATCCATTCAGGATATTATTGGTACAAAACCCAAAATAGAAGAAATACAGAACTACATTGCAATCAACTTGATGGCAAAATCTATGGTCCATCCTCCAATTCTTTACGGAAAATGGAAAAACTGGGATGGAAAACCTTTACAGAATGAACCTTTATTTTATCAAGGTATAGATGAAATACAAGCAGACTTGTTATCTCAAGTCAGTGACGAACTGATAGCCACTGGGGAAAAGTTGGAGCAAGTCAAAGAGGGTATAGACATGTCACAAGTTATGCATATCTATGATTGGTACAAAACCTACTATAAAGATCAAATAACTGATAAAAGTTGTCTTATGAAGGCCATGCAAACCAACAATGCGTATGACGGACTTGTACATCCCATGATTAAAACTGAAGACGGCTACGTACCAAATTTCAATTACCGATACACAACCGAGGATATTCCATTTGGTCTTGTTGTAATGAAGGGCATTGCTGAAATCGCTGGAGTAGATACTCCAGTCATGGATGAAATCATTTTATGGGCACAAAAAAAACTAGGCAAGGAGTACATCGTGGGGTCGAAACTTTCGGGAAAAGATGTTGGCACAGCCAGAGCACCTCAGTCATTCGGTCTAAAAACTGTCGATGAACTTTTTGATACTTAA
- the LOC143044877 gene encoding beta-1,3-galactosyltransferase 1-like, which produces MGTPKVPTMHHLQHEANPLKCQITTPDESSHQTESPIDTKYIVSLQVQSVMRRHRTSPKVILKASITSVLAITIGFIVLYTFLLKYFPPTVPYHSSHKSRIKLIPKFGGSSKFAAMENHYYSLKWNISEILGNTPGNICKSGIEFLILIVSAPKNIQNRQIIRETWCNPVLYKHSENAWQCLFLIGKVESSDLQDSLQEEFKSFRDIISGSYTDSYRNLSLKVMQGFHWASRYCPAKFILKTDDDCFVHTHNLYDIIIHHQDANSLYMGHVQSDPKQRRVIRDQDSRWHVLKEEYEEETYPPYVSGVGYLLSADVVKKVVNISQYIKIIPNEDAYMGILAQEVNIPPTISARFQLSSSGWSMCNYMYLLVFHRVDYNRQREVFDKTLQALHECKNTQKLTWN; this is translated from the coding sequence ATGGGGACACCTAAAGTCCCCACCATGCACCATCTTCAGCATGAGGCAAACCCTCTGAAGTGCCAAATTACAACACCTGACGAATCGTCTCATCAGACAGAATCTCCCATTGATACTAAATATATTGTCTCACTTCAAGTTCAGTCAGTAATGCGAAGGCATAGGACATCACCGAAGGTTATACTAAAAGCTAGTATCACTTCTGTCCTTGCTATAACCATTGGTTTTATAGTGCTTTATACCTTTTTATTGAAGTATTTCCCACCTACAGTTCCATACCACAGCTCTCACAAAAGCAGAATTAAATTGATTCCAAAATTTGgtggatcatcaaaatttgctGCAATGGAGAATCATTATTATAGTCTTAAATGGAACATTTCAGAGATTTTAGGAAATACTCCAGGAAATATATGCAAAAGTGGTATAGAATTTTTAATTCTTATAGTGTCTGCACCCAAAAATATACAGAATAGACAAATTATAAGAGAGACTTGGTGTAATCCAGTTTTGTACAAACATTCCGAGAATGCATGGCAATGTTTGTTTCTTATAGGTAAAGTAGAGTCTAGTGACTTACAGGACAGTTTACAAGAGGAATTCAAGTCTTTCAGGGATATAATATCAGGCAGCTATACAGACTCTTACAGAAACCTATCGCTAAAAGTGATGCAAGGATTCCACTGGGCAAGCAGGTATTGCCCAGccaaattcatattaaaaactgACGATGATTGTTTTGTTCATACTCATAACTTATATGATATCATAATACATCATCAAGATGCAAACAGTTTATATATGGGTCACGTCCAGTCAGACCCTAAACAACGGAGAGTTATACGTGATCAAGACAGTAGGTGGCATGTGCTAAAAGAAGAATATGAGGAGGAAACATATCCTCCTTATGTCAGTGGTGTAGGCTATTTACTTTCTGCTGACGTTGTTAAAAAAGTTGTTAACATTAGTCAGTACATTAAAATCATTCCAAACGAGGATGCTTACATGGGAATATTAGCTCAGGAAGTGAACATTCCCCCAACAATTAGTGCTAGATTCCAGTTGTCGTCCAGTGGATGGTCTATGTGTAACTACATGTACCTTCTGGTTTTTCACAGGGTTGACTACAATAGACAAAGGGAAGTCTTTGATAAAACTCTCCAAGCTTTACATGAATgtaaaaatactcaaaaactGACATGGAACTAA